One Phaseolus vulgaris cultivar G19833 chromosome 11, P. vulgaris v2.0, whole genome shotgun sequence genomic window carries:
- the LOC137827923 gene encoding UDP-D-apiose/UDP-D-xylose synthase 2-like: MARVNLDGKTIPMLAICMIGGGGFIGSHLCEKLMAETNHKAVVVDVSSDKIIHLLDRSLPWAHRIEFHQLNIKSDSRLETLIKSSDLTINLAAICTPADYNTRPLDTIFSNFIDAIPVIKYCTENKKRLIHFSTCEVYGKTIGSFLPEEFRKDPKYFILKEDESPCIFGPIDKQRWSYACAKQMTDRLIYAEHAENGLQFTIVRPYNWIGPRMDFIPGVDGPSDGVPRVLACFSNSLLRGEPLKLVDGGESQRTFLYIKDAIDAVALMIDNPERANGYIFNVGNPDNEVSVKELAELMIKAYAKVSGVPASSLSTVNVSAQDFYGKGYDDSDRRIPDMTIITRQLAWKPRTPLDELLDVTIQYQHRTYSRAMERELSKPSN; encoded by the exons ATGGCGCGAGTGAACCTGGACGGAAAAACGATACCGATGCTGGCGATTTGCATGATTGGCGGCGGCGGCTTCATCGGATCGCACCTCTGCGAGAAGCTCATGGCGGAAACCAACCACAAGGCCGTGGTGGTGGACGTCTCCTCGGATAAAATCATCCACCTTCTCGACAGGTCTCTTCCCTGGGCGCACCGCATCGAGTTCCACCAACTCAACATCAAGAGCGATTCCCGACTCGAAACACTCATCAAATCCTCCGATCTC ACGATCAATCTTGCTGCAATTTGCACGCCGGCGGATTACAACACACGCCCTTTGGATACCATATTTAGCAACTTCATTGATGCGATTCCGGTG ATTAAGTATTGCACTGAAAACAAGAAACGTTTGATCCATTTTTCTACGTGTGAGGTTTACGGGAAGACTATAGGAAGCTTTCTCCCAGAGGAATTTCGAAAG GACCCCAAATATTTTATTCTCAAGGAAGATGAAAGTCCTTGTATTTTTGGTCCAATTGATAAACAGAGATGGTCTTATGCCTGTGCAAAGCAAATGACTGACAGGCTAATATATG CTGAGCACGCGGAGAATGGCCTCCAGTTCACCATTGTGAGACCTTATAACTGGATTGGCCCAAGAATGGACTTCATTCCTGGTGTGGATGGCCCAAGTGACGGTGTCCCACGAGTCTTAGCTTGCTTCAGTAAT AGTCTCTTGCGAGGGGAGCCTCTCAAACTTGTTGACGGTGGGGAATCACAGAGAACCTTTCTCTACATTAAGGATGCAATTGATGCTGTTGCGTTAATGATT GACAACCCTGAGAGAGCAAATGGATATATATTTAATGTGGGAAACCCAGACAACGAAGTATCTGTGAAGGAACTAGCTGAGCTTATGATAAAG GCTTATGCAAAGGTGTCTGGTGTACCTGCCTCTAGTCTGTCAACTGTAAATGTGAGTGCACAAGATTTCTACGGTAAAGGCTATGATGACAGTGATAGGCGCATCCCTGACATGACAATTATCACCAGGCAGCTTG CTTGGAAACCAAGGACACCTCTTGATGAACTGTTGGATGTTACCATCCAATATCAACACCGAACATATTCACGTGCCATGGAGAGAGAACTTTCAAAACCGTCAAATTGA
- the LOC137823972 gene encoding protein ADP-ribosyltransferase PARP3 isoform X1 has protein sequence MKVQETRSHVHAPGEEEKVMTRKQKAESKAHEVEHSPKKAKVENEDGHVNGKTVADVADEYDEFCKATNEHLPLEQMKEILEANGLDSSGSDLEITRRCQDLLFYGALDKCSVCNGSLEFDGRRYVCRGFYSEWASCIFSTRNPPRKQEPIKLPDSVQNSLPSDLLKKYQDPSHRPHKDLGLAEKPFTGMMISLMGRLTRTHHYWKTAIEKHGGKVANSILGATCLVASPAERERGGTSKLAEAMERGIPVVREAWLVDSIEKQEPQPLEAYDLASDLSVYGKGIPQDKQDPGEEAIESLSAELKLYGKRGVYKDTKLQEQGGKIFERDGILYNCAFSLCDQGRGLNDYCIMQLIVVPENRLHMYFKKGRVGDDPNAEERLEESDNVDSSLKEFARLFEEITGNEFEPWEREKKFQKKPLKFYPIDMDDGVEVRHGALGLRQLGIAVTHCKLEPMVANFMKVLCSQEIYKYALMEMGYDSPDLPVGMVTNVHLKRCEDVLLEFIDKVKSLKETGLKAEAVWTDFSQRWFTLMHSTRPFNFRDYHEIADHAAAALEGARDITLASHLIGDMTGSTIDDPLSETYKKLGCSISPLDKSSNDYQMIVKYLETTYEPVKVGDIDYGVSVENIFAVQTGGCPSYENIVKLPNKVLLWCGSRSSNLLRHLHKGFLPAICSLPVPGYMFGKAIVCSDAAAEAARYGFTAVDRPEGFLVLAIASLGNEITEFKSPPEDTSSLEEKKLGVKGLGKKKTDESEHFVWKDDIKVPCGKLVASDHQDSPLEYNEYAVYDPKQARISYLVGVKYEEKGVEIDTAE, from the exons ATgaag GTTCAGGAAACGAGGTCCCATGTTCATGCACCTGGGGAAGAAGAGAAGGTTATGACAAGGAAGCAGAAAGCTGAGTCCAAGGCACATGAAGTGGAGCATTCTCCTAAGAAGGCCAAGGTGGAAAATGAAGATGGTCATGTCAACGGAAAAACTGTAGCTGATGTTGCAGATGAATATGATGAGTTTTGCAAAGCCACAAACGAGCACCTTCCTTTGGAGCAAATGAAAGAGATTCTGGAGGCTAATGGCCTTGATTCTTCTGGCTCTGATCTTGAAATTACACGAAGATG CCAAGACTTGCTGTTTTATGGTGCATTGGACAAGTGCTCTGTTTGCAATGGGAGTTTGGAGTTTGATGGCAGACGTTATGTTTGCAGAGGATTCTACAGTGAGTGGGCTagttgcattttcagcaccagAAACCCTCCAAGGAAACAGGAACCTATTAAGCTACCTGATTCTGTTCAGAACTCTCTGCCTTCAGAT TTGCTAAAGAAATATCAGGACCCAAGTCACAGGCCACATAAGGATCTAGGCTTAGCTGAAAAACCGTTTACCGGGATGATGATATCTCTGATGGGTCGTCTTACTCGGACACAT CATTATTGGAAAACAGCAATTGAAAAGCATGGAGGGAAAGTGGCAAACTCTATACTTG GGGCTACTTGTTTGGTAGCTTCACCTGCTGAGCGAGAACGTGGTGGCACATCCAAACTTGCAGAAGCCAT GGAGAGAGGTATACCAGTGGTTAGGGAGGCTTGGTTGGTTGACAGCATTGAAAAGCAAGAACCACAGCCTTTGGAAGCTTATGATCTTGCCTCTGATCTTTCTGTGTATGGCAAGGGAATTCCCCAGGACAAACAAGATCCTGGGGAGGAGGCTATTGAATCACTCTCAGCAGAA CTCAAACTTTATGGGAAGAGAGGGGTCTACAAAGATACCAAGTTGCAGGAACAAGGTGGAAAGATATTTGAAAGAGATGGGATATTATACAACTGTGCCTTCTCCCTTTGCGACCAAGGACGAGGACTGAATGA CTACTGTATCATGCAACTGATCGTTGTCCCAGAAAATCGTTTGCATATGTACTTTAAGAAAGGGAGAGTTGGCGATGATCCAAATGCAGAGGAGCGATTGGAAGAGTCGGACAATGTGGACAGTTCTCTGAAAGAGTTTGCGAGACTCTTCGAGGAAATAACAGGAAATGAGTTTGAACCTTGGGAAAGAGAGAAGAAGTTCCAGAAGAAGCCATTGAAGTTCTACCCCATAGACATG GATGATGGAGTTGAAGTTAGACACGGAGCACTAGGTCTTCGGCAGCTGGGGATAGCAGTAACACACTGTAAACTTGAGCCAATGGTTGCAAATTTTATGAAAGTTTTGTGCAGCCAGGAGATTTACAA GTATGCATTGATGGAGATGGGTTACGACTCTCCGGATCTTCCAGTAGGAATGGTTACAAATGTTCATCTAAAAAGAT GTGAGGACGTTCTCTTAGAATTCATAGACAAGGTGAAATCATTGAAAGAAACTGGGCTTAAGGCTGAGGCTGTTTGGACTGATTTTAGCCAAAGATGGTTCACTCTGATGCATTCCACAAGGCCTttcaattttagagattatcATGAGATTGCAGACCAT GCTGCGGCTGCCTTGGAGGGGGCGAGAGACATAACCCTCGCTTCTCACCTCATAGGAGACATGACTGGCTCAACCATCGATGACCCATTATCAGAGACATACAAGAAATTGGGTTGCTCAATTTCTCCCCTGGACAAAAGTTCAAATGATTATCAGATGATTGTGAAATATCTTGAAACTACTTATGAGCCTGTCAAAGTTGGTGACATA GATTACGGGGTGTCAGTGGAAAACATTTTTGCGGTGCAAACAGGTGGTTGCCCTTCTTATGAAAACATAGTTAAACTGCCAAATAAAGTTCTTTTATGGTGTG GATCACGAAGCTCAAACCTTTTAAGGCACTTGCACAAGGGATTCTTGCCAGCAATATGCTCACTACCGGTTCCGGGTTATATg TTTGGCAAAGCTATTGTCTGTTCCGATGCTGCAGCAGAGGCTGCAAGATATGGTTTTACTGCTGTGGACAGGCCAGAAGGGTTCTTGGTTTTGGCCATTGCTTCTCTAGGGAATGAGATTACCGAATTTAAAAGCCCACCCGAG GATACTTCATCTTTGGAGGAAAAGAAGCTTGGAGTGAAGGGGCTTGGGAAGAAGAAAACAGATGAATCagaacactttgtttggaaagatGATATTAAAGTTCCTTGCGGTAAACTAGTTGCCTCAGATCATCAAGATAGCCCCCTGGAATATAACGAGTATGCTGTCTACGATCCTAAACAG GCACGCATAAGCTACTTGGTGGGAGTGAAGTATGAAGAGAAAGGTGTGGAGATTGACACGGCTGAGTAA
- the LOC137823972 gene encoding protein ADP-ribosyltransferase PARP3 isoform X3 → MTRKQKAESKAHEVEHSPKKAKVENEDGHVNGKTVADVADEYDEFCKATNEHLPLEQMKEILEANGLDSSGSDLEITRRCQDLLFYGALDKCSVCNGSLEFDGRRYVCRGFYSEWASCIFSTRNPPRKQEPIKLPDSVQNSLPSDLLKKYQDPSHRPHKDLGLAEKPFTGMMISLMGRLTRTHHYWKTAIEKHGGKVANSILGATCLVASPAERERGGTSKLAEAMERGIPVVREAWLVDSIEKQEPQPLEAYDLASDLSVYGKGIPQDKQDPGEEAIESLSAELKLYGKRGVYKDTKLQEQGGKIFERDGILYNCAFSLCDQGRGLNDYCIMQLIVVPENRLHMYFKKGRVGDDPNAEERLEESDNVDSSLKEFARLFEEITGNEFEPWEREKKFQKKPLKFYPIDMDDGVEVRHGALGLRQLGIAVTHCKLEPMVANFMKVLCSQEIYKYALMEMGYDSPDLPVGMVTNVHLKRCEDVLLEFIDKVKSLKETGLKAEAVWTDFSQRWFTLMHSTRPFNFRDYHEIADHAAAALEGARDITLASHLIGDMTGSTIDDPLSETYKKLGCSISPLDKSSNDYQMIVKYLETTYEPVKVGDIDYGVSVENIFAVQTGGCPSYENIVKLPNKVLLWCGSRSSNLLRHLHKGFLPAICSLPVPGYMFGKAIVCSDAAAEAARYGFTAVDRPEGFLVLAIASLGNEITEFKSPPEDTSSLEEKKLGVKGLGKKKTDESEHFVWKDDIKVPCGKLVASDHQDSPLEYNEYAVYDPKQARISYLVGVKYEEKGVEIDTAE, encoded by the exons ATGACAAGGAAGCAGAAAGCTGAGTCCAAGGCACATGAAGTGGAGCATTCTCCTAAGAAGGCCAAGGTGGAAAATGAAGATGGTCATGTCAACGGAAAAACTGTAGCTGATGTTGCAGATGAATATGATGAGTTTTGCAAAGCCACAAACGAGCACCTTCCTTTGGAGCAAATGAAAGAGATTCTGGAGGCTAATGGCCTTGATTCTTCTGGCTCTGATCTTGAAATTACACGAAGATG CCAAGACTTGCTGTTTTATGGTGCATTGGACAAGTGCTCTGTTTGCAATGGGAGTTTGGAGTTTGATGGCAGACGTTATGTTTGCAGAGGATTCTACAGTGAGTGGGCTagttgcattttcagcaccagAAACCCTCCAAGGAAACAGGAACCTATTAAGCTACCTGATTCTGTTCAGAACTCTCTGCCTTCAGAT TTGCTAAAGAAATATCAGGACCCAAGTCACAGGCCACATAAGGATCTAGGCTTAGCTGAAAAACCGTTTACCGGGATGATGATATCTCTGATGGGTCGTCTTACTCGGACACAT CATTATTGGAAAACAGCAATTGAAAAGCATGGAGGGAAAGTGGCAAACTCTATACTTG GGGCTACTTGTTTGGTAGCTTCACCTGCTGAGCGAGAACGTGGTGGCACATCCAAACTTGCAGAAGCCAT GGAGAGAGGTATACCAGTGGTTAGGGAGGCTTGGTTGGTTGACAGCATTGAAAAGCAAGAACCACAGCCTTTGGAAGCTTATGATCTTGCCTCTGATCTTTCTGTGTATGGCAAGGGAATTCCCCAGGACAAACAAGATCCTGGGGAGGAGGCTATTGAATCACTCTCAGCAGAA CTCAAACTTTATGGGAAGAGAGGGGTCTACAAAGATACCAAGTTGCAGGAACAAGGTGGAAAGATATTTGAAAGAGATGGGATATTATACAACTGTGCCTTCTCCCTTTGCGACCAAGGACGAGGACTGAATGA CTACTGTATCATGCAACTGATCGTTGTCCCAGAAAATCGTTTGCATATGTACTTTAAGAAAGGGAGAGTTGGCGATGATCCAAATGCAGAGGAGCGATTGGAAGAGTCGGACAATGTGGACAGTTCTCTGAAAGAGTTTGCGAGACTCTTCGAGGAAATAACAGGAAATGAGTTTGAACCTTGGGAAAGAGAGAAGAAGTTCCAGAAGAAGCCATTGAAGTTCTACCCCATAGACATG GATGATGGAGTTGAAGTTAGACACGGAGCACTAGGTCTTCGGCAGCTGGGGATAGCAGTAACACACTGTAAACTTGAGCCAATGGTTGCAAATTTTATGAAAGTTTTGTGCAGCCAGGAGATTTACAA GTATGCATTGATGGAGATGGGTTACGACTCTCCGGATCTTCCAGTAGGAATGGTTACAAATGTTCATCTAAAAAGAT GTGAGGACGTTCTCTTAGAATTCATAGACAAGGTGAAATCATTGAAAGAAACTGGGCTTAAGGCTGAGGCTGTTTGGACTGATTTTAGCCAAAGATGGTTCACTCTGATGCATTCCACAAGGCCTttcaattttagagattatcATGAGATTGCAGACCAT GCTGCGGCTGCCTTGGAGGGGGCGAGAGACATAACCCTCGCTTCTCACCTCATAGGAGACATGACTGGCTCAACCATCGATGACCCATTATCAGAGACATACAAGAAATTGGGTTGCTCAATTTCTCCCCTGGACAAAAGTTCAAATGATTATCAGATGATTGTGAAATATCTTGAAACTACTTATGAGCCTGTCAAAGTTGGTGACATA GATTACGGGGTGTCAGTGGAAAACATTTTTGCGGTGCAAACAGGTGGTTGCCCTTCTTATGAAAACATAGTTAAACTGCCAAATAAAGTTCTTTTATGGTGTG GATCACGAAGCTCAAACCTTTTAAGGCACTTGCACAAGGGATTCTTGCCAGCAATATGCTCACTACCGGTTCCGGGTTATATg TTTGGCAAAGCTATTGTCTGTTCCGATGCTGCAGCAGAGGCTGCAAGATATGGTTTTACTGCTGTGGACAGGCCAGAAGGGTTCTTGGTTTTGGCCATTGCTTCTCTAGGGAATGAGATTACCGAATTTAAAAGCCCACCCGAG GATACTTCATCTTTGGAGGAAAAGAAGCTTGGAGTGAAGGGGCTTGGGAAGAAGAAAACAGATGAATCagaacactttgtttggaaagatGATATTAAAGTTCCTTGCGGTAAACTAGTTGCCTCAGATCATCAAGATAGCCCCCTGGAATATAACGAGTATGCTGTCTACGATCCTAAACAG GCACGCATAAGCTACTTGGTGGGAGTGAAGTATGAAGAGAAAGGTGTGGAGATTGACACGGCTGAGTAA
- the LOC137833757 gene encoding uncharacterized mitochondrial protein AtMg00810-like, whose protein sequence is MTDFGPLNYFLGIAVTRHSGGLFLSQQKYATEIIARANMSSCKSANTPVDTKSKLSASSGPPVSDPLIYRSLAGALQYLTITRPDISYAVQQICLYMHNLREEHFAALKRIIRYIKGTPTLGLHLCQSLSTQLITYTDADWAGCPDTRRSTSGYCVFLGDNLISWSSKRQPTLSRSSVEAEYRGVANVVAKSCWIRNLLLELHRPLHKATIVYCDNTSAIYLTDNIEMDVHFVRERVAKGQVHVLHVSSRSQYADIFTKGLPRTLFVDFRSNLSVREPPAMTAGEY, encoded by the coding sequence ATGACGGATTTTGGTCCCTTAAATTATTTCTTGGGAATCGCCGTCACACGCCACTCTGGTGGTCTATTTTTGTCCCAACAAAAGTATGCAACGGAGATAATAGCTCGTGCAAATATGTCATCTTGCAAATCAGCTAACACGCCTGTTGATACAAAAAGTAAACTCTCGGCATCTTCTGGCCCGCCTGTGTCCGATCCTCTTATTTATCGGAGTCTTGCAGGTGCACTTCAATATCTTACTATTACACGTCCTGACATCTCATATGCAGTGCAACAAATTTGTCTCTATATGCACAATCTAAGAGAGGAACATTTTGCTGCCCTCAAACGTATAATTCGATATATAAAGGGTACTCCAACTCTTGGCCTTCATCTCTGTCAATCTTTGTCTACTCAACTCATAACATATACTGATGCCGATTGGGCTGGTTGTCCGGACACCCGTCGCTCCACTTCGGGATATTGTGTATTTCTAGGGGATAATTTGATTTCTTGGTCATCAAAACGCCAACCCACTCTCTCCCGTTCCAGTGTCGAAGCTGAATACAGAGGAGTTGCAAATGTTGTTGCTAAGTCCTGTTGGATTAGGAATCTGCTACTTGAATTACATCGCCCGCTTCACAAAGCCACCATTGTTTATTGCGATAATACCAGTGCTATCTACTTGACCGACAACATTGAAATGGATGTTCATTTTGTTCGAGAAAGGGTTGCTAAAGGCCAGGTCCACGTTCTCCATGTGTCGTCTCGTTCTCAATACGCTGATATTTTCACAAAAGGACTACCACGCACGTTATTTGTTGATTTCAGATCCAATCTCAGCGTCCGTGAACCTCCCGCTATGACTGCGGGGGAGTATTAG
- the LOC137823972 gene encoding protein ADP-ribosyltransferase PARP3 isoform X2 — translation MKETRSHVHAPGEEEKVMTRKQKAESKAHEVEHSPKKAKVENEDGHVNGKTVADVADEYDEFCKATNEHLPLEQMKEILEANGLDSSGSDLEITRRCQDLLFYGALDKCSVCNGSLEFDGRRYVCRGFYSEWASCIFSTRNPPRKQEPIKLPDSVQNSLPSDLLKKYQDPSHRPHKDLGLAEKPFTGMMISLMGRLTRTHHYWKTAIEKHGGKVANSILGATCLVASPAERERGGTSKLAEAMERGIPVVREAWLVDSIEKQEPQPLEAYDLASDLSVYGKGIPQDKQDPGEEAIESLSAELKLYGKRGVYKDTKLQEQGGKIFERDGILYNCAFSLCDQGRGLNDYCIMQLIVVPENRLHMYFKKGRVGDDPNAEERLEESDNVDSSLKEFARLFEEITGNEFEPWEREKKFQKKPLKFYPIDMDDGVEVRHGALGLRQLGIAVTHCKLEPMVANFMKVLCSQEIYKYALMEMGYDSPDLPVGMVTNVHLKRCEDVLLEFIDKVKSLKETGLKAEAVWTDFSQRWFTLMHSTRPFNFRDYHEIADHAAAALEGARDITLASHLIGDMTGSTIDDPLSETYKKLGCSISPLDKSSNDYQMIVKYLETTYEPVKVGDIDYGVSVENIFAVQTGGCPSYENIVKLPNKVLLWCGSRSSNLLRHLHKGFLPAICSLPVPGYMFGKAIVCSDAAAEAARYGFTAVDRPEGFLVLAIASLGNEITEFKSPPEDTSSLEEKKLGVKGLGKKKTDESEHFVWKDDIKVPCGKLVASDHQDSPLEYNEYAVYDPKQARISYLVGVKYEEKGVEIDTAE, via the exons ATgaag GAAACGAGGTCCCATGTTCATGCACCTGGGGAAGAAGAGAAGGTTATGACAAGGAAGCAGAAAGCTGAGTCCAAGGCACATGAAGTGGAGCATTCTCCTAAGAAGGCCAAGGTGGAAAATGAAGATGGTCATGTCAACGGAAAAACTGTAGCTGATGTTGCAGATGAATATGATGAGTTTTGCAAAGCCACAAACGAGCACCTTCCTTTGGAGCAAATGAAAGAGATTCTGGAGGCTAATGGCCTTGATTCTTCTGGCTCTGATCTTGAAATTACACGAAGATG CCAAGACTTGCTGTTTTATGGTGCATTGGACAAGTGCTCTGTTTGCAATGGGAGTTTGGAGTTTGATGGCAGACGTTATGTTTGCAGAGGATTCTACAGTGAGTGGGCTagttgcattttcagcaccagAAACCCTCCAAGGAAACAGGAACCTATTAAGCTACCTGATTCTGTTCAGAACTCTCTGCCTTCAGAT TTGCTAAAGAAATATCAGGACCCAAGTCACAGGCCACATAAGGATCTAGGCTTAGCTGAAAAACCGTTTACCGGGATGATGATATCTCTGATGGGTCGTCTTACTCGGACACAT CATTATTGGAAAACAGCAATTGAAAAGCATGGAGGGAAAGTGGCAAACTCTATACTTG GGGCTACTTGTTTGGTAGCTTCACCTGCTGAGCGAGAACGTGGTGGCACATCCAAACTTGCAGAAGCCAT GGAGAGAGGTATACCAGTGGTTAGGGAGGCTTGGTTGGTTGACAGCATTGAAAAGCAAGAACCACAGCCTTTGGAAGCTTATGATCTTGCCTCTGATCTTTCTGTGTATGGCAAGGGAATTCCCCAGGACAAACAAGATCCTGGGGAGGAGGCTATTGAATCACTCTCAGCAGAA CTCAAACTTTATGGGAAGAGAGGGGTCTACAAAGATACCAAGTTGCAGGAACAAGGTGGAAAGATATTTGAAAGAGATGGGATATTATACAACTGTGCCTTCTCCCTTTGCGACCAAGGACGAGGACTGAATGA CTACTGTATCATGCAACTGATCGTTGTCCCAGAAAATCGTTTGCATATGTACTTTAAGAAAGGGAGAGTTGGCGATGATCCAAATGCAGAGGAGCGATTGGAAGAGTCGGACAATGTGGACAGTTCTCTGAAAGAGTTTGCGAGACTCTTCGAGGAAATAACAGGAAATGAGTTTGAACCTTGGGAAAGAGAGAAGAAGTTCCAGAAGAAGCCATTGAAGTTCTACCCCATAGACATG GATGATGGAGTTGAAGTTAGACACGGAGCACTAGGTCTTCGGCAGCTGGGGATAGCAGTAACACACTGTAAACTTGAGCCAATGGTTGCAAATTTTATGAAAGTTTTGTGCAGCCAGGAGATTTACAA GTATGCATTGATGGAGATGGGTTACGACTCTCCGGATCTTCCAGTAGGAATGGTTACAAATGTTCATCTAAAAAGAT GTGAGGACGTTCTCTTAGAATTCATAGACAAGGTGAAATCATTGAAAGAAACTGGGCTTAAGGCTGAGGCTGTTTGGACTGATTTTAGCCAAAGATGGTTCACTCTGATGCATTCCACAAGGCCTttcaattttagagattatcATGAGATTGCAGACCAT GCTGCGGCTGCCTTGGAGGGGGCGAGAGACATAACCCTCGCTTCTCACCTCATAGGAGACATGACTGGCTCAACCATCGATGACCCATTATCAGAGACATACAAGAAATTGGGTTGCTCAATTTCTCCCCTGGACAAAAGTTCAAATGATTATCAGATGATTGTGAAATATCTTGAAACTACTTATGAGCCTGTCAAAGTTGGTGACATA GATTACGGGGTGTCAGTGGAAAACATTTTTGCGGTGCAAACAGGTGGTTGCCCTTCTTATGAAAACATAGTTAAACTGCCAAATAAAGTTCTTTTATGGTGTG GATCACGAAGCTCAAACCTTTTAAGGCACTTGCACAAGGGATTCTTGCCAGCAATATGCTCACTACCGGTTCCGGGTTATATg TTTGGCAAAGCTATTGTCTGTTCCGATGCTGCAGCAGAGGCTGCAAGATATGGTTTTACTGCTGTGGACAGGCCAGAAGGGTTCTTGGTTTTGGCCATTGCTTCTCTAGGGAATGAGATTACCGAATTTAAAAGCCCACCCGAG GATACTTCATCTTTGGAGGAAAAGAAGCTTGGAGTGAAGGGGCTTGGGAAGAAGAAAACAGATGAATCagaacactttgtttggaaagatGATATTAAAGTTCCTTGCGGTAAACTAGTTGCCTCAGATCATCAAGATAGCCCCCTGGAATATAACGAGTATGCTGTCTACGATCCTAAACAG GCACGCATAAGCTACTTGGTGGGAGTGAAGTATGAAGAGAAAGGTGTGGAGATTGACACGGCTGAGTAA
- the LOC137824167 gene encoding beta-1,6-galactosyltransferase GALT29A — MHKVTEEKDGSEIETLKPIIGSFSFPHLAVVKPNFSVKSSLPMKRTVRPLFALLLLLVFAAMLTSRAVLRRGILSIELEYRVRIRNPPPLQLNDTLLHHAAVEIGEEKFKQEIQNLLDGNFGSHARHRTFVSWRRFIHHDRGGGTASNLPATLRSPLFYRYWLDFRKVLHDWFRKRRFQPGIMSELTRSIKLPIDSLNKVVTNDKRKYSSCAVVGNSGILLNRDYGSEIDAHEAVIRLNNARVDHFETKVGKKTSISFMNSNILHLCARRAGCFCHPYGDHVPIVMYICQAVHFLDYTVCNVSHKAPLLVTDPRFDVLCARIVKYYSLKRFVEESGKGLEKWGEAHDGALFHYSSGMQAVMLALGICDRVSIYGFGKSTSAKHHYHTNQKAELHLHDYEAEYAFYRDLVDGHRPIPFLEDRFKVPPVVMYH; from the coding sequence aTGCATAAGGTCACAGaagaaaaagatggatctgAAATCGAAACCCTCAAACCAATCATTGGTTCGTTTTCTTTTCCACATTTAGCAGTTGTGAAACCTAACTTCTCCGTCAAGAGTAGTCTTCCGATGAAACGCACCGTTCGGCCTCTCTTCGCGCTCCTCCTTCTCCTCGTCTTCGCCGCTATGCTCACCTCACGCGCGGTCCTCCGCCGCGGCATCCTCTCCATCGAGCTGGAGTACCGCGTCCGGATCCGCAACCCTCCGCCGCTGCAGCTCAACGACACGCTCCTCCACCACGCCGCCGTTGAAATCGGCGAAGAGAAGTTCAAGCAGGAGATCCAGAACCTCCTTGACGGAAACTTCGGCAGCCACGCGCGCCACCGCACATTCGTCTCCTGGCGCAGATTCATTCACCACGACCGCGGCGGCGGAACCGCTTCCAACCTCCCGGCGACGCTCCGGTCGCCCCTTTTCTACCGGTACTGGCTCGACTTCCGGAAGGTTCTACACGATTGGTTCAGGAAGCGACGATTCCAACCCGGTATCATGTCCGAGTTGACTCGGTCAATTAAGCTTCCAATTGATTCGCTCAACAAAGTAGTCACCAATGACAAAAGAAAGTATTCTTCTTGTGCTGTTGTTGGGAACAGTGGGATTTTGCTGAATAGGGATTATGGAAGTGAAATTGATGCACATGAGGCTGTGATAAGGTTGAACAATGCTAGGGTTGATCATTTTGAGACCAAGGTTGGGAAGAAAACTAGTATATCATTTATGAACAGTAACATTCTGCATTTATGTGCTAGAAGGGCAGGGTGTTTTTGTCACCCTTATGGTGACCATGTTCCGATTGTCATGTACATTTGCCAAGCTGTGCATTTCTTGGATTACACTGTGTGCAATGTTTCTCACAAGGCTCCTTTGTTGGTCACTGATCCTAGGTTTGATGTGTTGTGTGCGCGGATTGTGAAGTATTATTCGTTGAAGAGGTTCGTGGAGGAGAGTGGGAAGGGCTTGGAGAAGTGGGGTGAGGCTCACGATGGGGCTCTTTTTCATTACTCTTCTGGGATGCAGGCTGTGATGCTGGCTTTGGGTATTTGTGATAGGGTTAGCATTTATGGGTTCGGGAAATCGACCTCTGCCAAGCATCATTACCACACTAACCAGAAGGCTGAGCTTCATTTGCATGATTATGAGGCTGAGTATGCGTTTTATAGGGACCTTGTTGATGGACACAGGCCAATACCCTTCCTTGAGGACAGGTTTAAGGTTCCTCCTGTTGTCATGTATCATTGA